A genome region from Ammoniphilus oxalaticus includes the following:
- the cysK gene encoding cysteine synthase A has translation MKVANSIIDLIGNTPLVKLNRITNTEHADIYLKLEFFNPGSSVKDRIALSMIEAAEKEGKLTADHTIVEPTSGNTGIGLAMVAAAKGYRAILVMPETMSVERRNLLRAFGAELVLTPGPEGMGGAIRKAQQLVDENENYFMPQQFENAANPEIHRQTTAKELVAQGEQIGGIDAFISGIGTGGTITGVGQVLKETFPNARVVAVEPSSSPVLSGGKPGPHKIQGIGAGFVPDILDTDVYDEIIQVDNDDAFEVSRRVAREEGILGGISSGAAIHAALQVAEKLGKGKKVVVIIPSNGERYLSTPLYNFED, from the coding sequence ATGAAAGTAGCCAATTCAATTATAGATCTTATTGGTAACACCCCTTTAGTTAAACTAAACCGTATTACTAACACAGAACATGCGGATATTTATTTAAAGCTTGAATTTTTTAATCCTGGAAGCAGTGTGAAGGATCGGATTGCCCTATCCATGATTGAAGCCGCGGAAAAGGAAGGAAAGTTAACTGCAGACCATACCATTGTTGAGCCGACGAGCGGGAATACAGGAATTGGATTGGCGATGGTAGCGGCAGCGAAGGGATATCGCGCGATCCTTGTTATGCCTGAGACAATGAGCGTAGAGCGTAGAAATCTGTTGCGGGCTTTTGGAGCGGAACTTGTCTTGACGCCTGGACCGGAAGGAATGGGTGGAGCGATTCGAAAAGCCCAACAGCTTGTTGATGAGAATGAAAATTATTTTATGCCGCAACAATTTGAAAACGCGGCAAATCCAGAAATTCACCGTCAAACGACGGCCAAAGAATTAGTCGCTCAGGGCGAGCAGATTGGTGGAATTGACGCTTTTATTAGCGGGATCGGAACGGGTGGAACGATCACTGGGGTTGGTCAAGTTTTAAAAGAAACATTCCCTAACGCGCGTGTTGTTGCTGTGGAGCCGAGTTCATCTCCTGTACTATCGGGCGGAAAACCTGGACCGCATAAGATTCAAGGGATCGGAGCTGGATTCGTCCCAGACATCCTAGATACAGATGTTTACGACGAGATTATCCAAGTAGACAATGACGATGCGTTTGAAGTATCCCGTCGTGTAGCAAGGGAAGAAGGAATTCTGGGCGGTATTTCATCCGGAGCTGCGATTCATGCTGCATTGCAAGTAGCGGAAAAGCTTGGTAAAGGAAAGAAGGTTGTTGTCATTATTCCGAGTAATGGGGAAAGATACTTGAGTACTCCATTATACAATTTTGAAGATTAA
- the hslO gene encoding Hsp33 family molecular chaperone HslO, giving the protein MKDYLVRAIARKGKVRAFAIRSTNLVEECRKRLDTWPVASAALGRAVTASAVMGAMLKGKERLTVQVKGGGPIGQIVADAGANGEARGFVSNPHVNFPLNSKGKLDVARAVGTDGFLTVTKDLGLKDPYHGSVELISGELGEDFTYYFARSEQTPSAVSVGVLVNPDYSIKASGGFVIQLLPGMKEDEITEIEQLLSEVPPVSSMIDEGLTPEEIITKVLGEDDVEILSHLDISFNCHCSLQRVENTLVSLGRAELESIIKEQGEAEVVCHFCNERYVVDRPRLEQLVSGTLG; this is encoded by the coding sequence TTGAAAGATTATTTGGTTCGCGCGATCGCGCGCAAGGGAAAAGTTCGGGCATTTGCAATACGCTCAACAAATTTAGTTGAAGAGTGTCGGAAAAGACTGGACACCTGGCCTGTGGCAAGCGCGGCGCTTGGCCGCGCCGTGACGGCTTCGGCGGTGATGGGAGCAATGCTGAAAGGAAAGGAGCGGCTAACAGTCCAAGTGAAAGGCGGTGGGCCGATCGGACAAATTGTCGCTGATGCGGGGGCAAATGGGGAGGCGCGTGGTTTTGTGAGTAATCCTCATGTTAATTTTCCGCTGAACAGCAAGGGGAAATTAGATGTGGCGCGGGCAGTAGGGACGGATGGTTTTCTCACAGTCACTAAAGATTTAGGGTTGAAAGATCCTTATCACGGTAGTGTTGAGCTTATATCGGGAGAGTTAGGGGAAGATTTTACGTATTATTTTGCCCGTTCAGAGCAAACGCCATCAGCTGTTTCTGTTGGTGTCTTAGTCAATCCAGATTACTCGATCAAAGCTTCGGGCGGATTTGTTATTCAGCTTTTGCCGGGAATGAAAGAGGATGAAATAACAGAAATTGAGCAATTGTTAAGTGAGGTTCCGCCTGTCTCGTCGATGATTGATGAAGGGCTAACTCCAGAAGAGATTATTACAAAAGTTCTCGGAGAAGATGATGTAGAAATTTTGAGTCATTTGGACATCTCTTTTAATTGTCATTGTTCGCTGCAACGAGTTGAAAATACACTGGTTAGTCTTGGTCGCGCTGAACTTGAAAGCATCATTAAGGAACAAGGGGAAGCGGAAGTGGTCTGTCATTTCTGTAACGAAAGGTATGTAGTTGATCGGCCGCGCTTGGAGCAATTAGTTAGTGGGACGTTGGGCTAG
- a CDS encoding type III pantothenate kinase has product MILVMDVGNTNIVLGVFEGDDLKHQWRIGSDRNKTADEYGTLLRSFFRDNVLEPTDVAGVIISSVVPPLMYSLENMSKKYFNHSPMVIGPGVRTGMNIRAENPREVGADRIVNAVSAVRYYGAPLIVVDFGTATTFCYIDEKGQWAGGAIAPGVNISTEALYNRAAKLPRIEIAKPSAILGKNTVTSMQAGIFYGIVGQVNEIVVRMKQEVRGNPKVVATGGFAELLKDETTSIDIVDPHLTLRGLKIIYDLNNFNNKER; this is encoded by the coding sequence ATGATTCTAGTGATGGACGTGGGAAACACGAATATTGTTTTAGGAGTGTTTGAAGGCGATGATTTGAAACACCAATGGCGAATTGGTTCTGATCGCAATAAAACAGCCGATGAGTACGGGACACTGCTAAGAAGTTTTTTTCGGGACAATGTATTAGAGCCGACCGACGTAGCTGGCGTAATTATTTCGTCTGTTGTGCCGCCTCTCATGTACTCCCTTGAAAATATGTCAAAAAAGTATTTCAATCATAGCCCGATGGTGATCGGTCCCGGGGTTAGAACAGGGATGAATATTAGGGCGGAGAATCCTCGCGAAGTTGGGGCGGATCGTATCGTGAATGCGGTTTCGGCTGTTCGTTATTACGGAGCGCCTTTAATTGTAGTTGATTTTGGCACCGCGACGACCTTTTGCTATATTGATGAGAAAGGGCAATGGGCGGGCGGAGCAATTGCGCCAGGCGTTAATATATCTACAGAGGCGCTGTATAATCGAGCCGCTAAATTGCCTAGGATAGAAATTGCAAAACCTTCTGCGATTCTTGGTAAAAATACTGTTACCTCGATGCAAGCGGGTATCTTCTATGGGATCGTGGGGCAAGTGAACGAAATTGTTGTGCGTATGAAGCAAGAAGTGCGTGGAAATCCGAAGGTTGTCGCTACAGGCGGTTTTGCTGAATTACTAAAAGATGAAACAACATCTATTGATATCGTTGATCCTCATTTAACGTTAAGAGGGCTAAAGATAATTTATGATTTAAATAACTTCAATAACAAGGAAAGGTAG
- the nadC gene encoding carboxylating nicotinate-nucleotide diphosphorylase: MMINSQLLNRQIEAWLEEDVGYGDISAQATVPAQAQATGMVYSKASGHIAGLWVAQRVFETVDPNLIIRVEVEEGQQVDQGALLMTVEGAAQSILTGERLALNLLQRLSGIATLTARYVAAARQGHPQIRVVDTRKTMPGLRMLDKYAVRMGGGHNHRFGLDDAVMIKDNHIKAAGGISAAISAARDYIPHTMKIEVEVESIEQVRQALAARADIIMLDNMDVETMIEAVNMIGKQAIIEASGGIDLDTIRSIAATGVDVISVGAITHSVSALDISLDLNQRKG, from the coding sequence ATGATGATAAATTCACAACTCTTAAATCGTCAGATTGAAGCCTGGCTAGAAGAAGACGTTGGGTATGGCGATATTTCCGCTCAGGCGACTGTTCCCGCTCAGGCTCAGGCGACAGGGATGGTCTACTCAAAGGCGAGTGGACACATAGCGGGGCTTTGGGTCGCTCAACGCGTGTTTGAAACTGTTGATCCTAATTTGATCATACGAGTTGAGGTTGAAGAAGGTCAACAAGTGGACCAAGGAGCGTTACTGATGACAGTTGAAGGCGCGGCTCAATCGATCCTGACAGGGGAGCGCCTTGCTTTAAACTTATTGCAACGTTTATCTGGAATCGCCACGTTAACAGCTCGTTATGTGGCAGCAGCGCGTCAAGGCCATCCGCAAATTCGAGTCGTCGACACGCGAAAAACAATGCCTGGATTACGAATGCTGGACAAATACGCCGTCAGGATGGGCGGCGGGCATAATCATCGCTTTGGTCTGGATGATGCTGTTATGATCAAAGATAATCATATCAAGGCGGCTGGGGGGATTTCCGCTGCGATTAGCGCGGCGCGGGACTACATTCCGCATACGATGAAAATCGAAGTGGAAGTTGAATCCATTGAGCAAGTGAGACAAGCTTTGGCGGCAAGGGCGGATATTATTATGCTTGATAATATGGATGTGGAAACGATGATAGAGGCGGTCAATATGATCGGGAAACAGGCAATTATTGAAGCTTCGGGCGGAATAGATTTGGATACGATCCGTTCGATTGCGGCGACAGGGGTCGATGTCATTTCCGTTGGCGCGATTACCCACTCGGTCAGCGCCCTAGATATTAGTCTAGATTTAAACCAGAGAAAAGGATAA
- the nadB gene encoding L-aspartate oxidase, which produces MVPRYLIDFELQRMGKITTDVCVIGSGIAGLYTALQIAEEKQINVTMICKEEITESNTYYAQGGIAAVIAEQDSPVLHKEDTLLAGAGLCSDEATQALVTEGPRAVFDLIHYGTQFDKEAGQLALTREAAHSRRRILHARGDSTGGEIVRALSERVYKSSNIRVLEKHFAIDLLTVDEECAGAIIQGPNQDRFVVEAGATILATGGAGQLYRYTTNPIVATGDGVAMAYRAGAQIKDVEFVQFHPTALCYPEAPRFLISEAVRGEGAVLRNITGERFMHKYSSQLELAPRDIVARSIVSEMEKTESSFVYLDLTHESEEKIRRRFPMIHRECLKYGLNIVSDWIPVAPAAHYMMGGVKTNLSGETSLSRLFACGEVACAGVHGANRLASNSLTEAIVFGKRIAQQIRKRRQEPKQIDSQLVFSNLRGNQLTANILEERLDLQKVMLRSVGVFRDKDRLEQALTDLQRHLPNFLGQPSAVEEYEYLNLLTCSLLVTQAALSREESRGGHYRLDFPKRDDRTWRKHLLQCRQEGITEENRNDDDKFTTLKSSD; this is translated from the coding sequence ATGGTTCCACGTTATTTGATTGACTTTGAACTTCAACGCATGGGGAAAATAACAACAGATGTGTGTGTGATTGGTTCGGGAATTGCTGGGCTATACACGGCTTTACAAATTGCCGAAGAAAAACAAATCAATGTAACAATGATCTGTAAAGAAGAAATAACCGAAAGCAATACATATTATGCGCAAGGAGGTATTGCCGCTGTAATTGCTGAGCAAGATTCTCCTGTCTTACATAAAGAAGACACGCTGCTTGCCGGAGCTGGCTTATGTTCGGATGAGGCTACGCAAGCGTTAGTGACCGAAGGGCCGCGGGCTGTGTTTGATTTAATCCATTATGGGACCCAATTTGATAAGGAAGCGGGGCAGCTTGCTTTAACGAGGGAGGCTGCTCATAGTCGGAGACGCATTCTCCACGCGCGTGGAGATTCGACGGGGGGCGAAATTGTAAGAGCTTTATCAGAAAGGGTTTACAAGAGTTCGAACATTAGAGTATTAGAAAAGCACTTTGCAATCGATTTATTGACTGTAGATGAAGAGTGTGCCGGGGCAATTATTCAAGGCCCCAATCAAGATCGCTTTGTTGTGGAAGCGGGGGCAACCATTTTAGCGACAGGCGGCGCGGGTCAGTTGTACCGCTACACGACGAATCCTATCGTTGCGACCGGAGACGGAGTGGCTATGGCCTACCGAGCTGGAGCGCAAATTAAGGATGTTGAATTTGTCCAATTCCATCCGACCGCGTTATGTTATCCCGAGGCGCCGCGCTTTCTTATTTCAGAAGCCGTCCGCGGAGAAGGCGCGGTATTGCGTAATATAACAGGTGAGCGGTTTATGCATAAATACAGCTCACAATTGGAGTTAGCGCCTCGTGATATTGTCGCCCGATCGATTGTCTCCGAAATGGAAAAGACTGAATCTTCTTTTGTTTATTTAGATTTGACTCATGAGTCGGAAGAAAAAATTAGGCGTCGTTTTCCGATGATTCATCGAGAGTGTTTAAAATATGGACTTAACATCGTCTCTGATTGGATTCCAGTTGCGCCAGCGGCCCATTACATGATGGGTGGAGTAAAAACGAATCTATCAGGCGAAACGAGCTTGTCTCGTTTATTTGCGTGCGGTGAAGTGGCCTGCGCGGGGGTGCATGGGGCAAATCGGCTCGCCAGCAATTCATTGACGGAAGCGATTGTCTTTGGCAAAAGAATCGCGCAACAAATCCGTAAACGCAGGCAAGAGCCAAAACAGATTGATAGTCAGCTCGTTTTTTCGAATTTACGGGGCAATCAACTAACCGCAAATATATTGGAAGAAAGATTAGATCTTCAAAAAGTGATGCTTCGATCGGTGGGGGTGTTTCGAGATAAGGATCGACTAGAGCAAGCGCTGACAGATTTGCAACGCCATCTTCCGAATTTTTTGGGACAGCCAAGCGCAGTGGAGGAATATGAATATTTAAATTTGTTGACTTGTTCCTTGCTCGTCACCCAGGCGGCATTGTCCCGCGAAGAGAGCCGTGGTGGACATTATCGACTGGATTTCCCGAAACGTGATGATCGAACGTGGCGTAAGCACTTGCTCCAGTGTAGACAAGAAGGGATAACGGAGGAGAATCGTAACGATGATGATAAATTCACAACTCTTAAATCGTCAGATTGA
- the nadA gene encoding quinolinate synthase NadA — MEALALAKRAERNEELKERIAQLKKERNAVILAHYYQRPEIQEIADYLGDSFGLAQQARATEADVIVFCGVHFMGESAKILNPDKVVLIPDERAGCPMADMVNVEGLKKLKAEHPNAKVVSYINTSADVKAETYVCCTSSNAKAVIENIDAEEIIWVPDKNLGHYVSQFTDKKMIIWEGYCNTHDQLTVEDVYRLKEQYPNAQFVVHPECRPEVVELGDFVGSTTGILNYCRDSDHDEFIVGTEDGVHYRLTQDSPNKKFHFASKYMVCPNMKVNNLKKLANALETMQPQIYVPPKIADAARASLERMLQFQA, encoded by the coding sequence ATGGAAGCGCTAGCTTTAGCGAAAAGAGCAGAGCGAAATGAAGAGCTTAAAGAAAGAATCGCTCAACTTAAAAAAGAACGAAACGCTGTTATCCTTGCCCACTATTATCAGAGACCAGAAATTCAAGAAATCGCAGACTATCTCGGTGATTCTTTTGGTTTGGCTCAACAGGCAAGGGCTACTGAAGCAGATGTCATTGTTTTTTGCGGTGTGCACTTTATGGGAGAGAGCGCCAAAATATTAAACCCAGACAAGGTCGTGTTAATCCCAGACGAGCGCGCAGGGTGTCCAATGGCAGATATGGTGAACGTTGAAGGATTAAAAAAGTTAAAAGCCGAACATCCAAACGCGAAGGTCGTTTCATATATTAATACTTCGGCGGATGTAAAAGCAGAAACGTATGTCTGCTGCACTTCATCCAATGCTAAAGCTGTGATTGAAAACATTGATGCAGAAGAAATCATTTGGGTTCCAGATAAGAACCTGGGTCATTATGTATCCCAATTTACGGATAAAAAGATGATTATCTGGGAAGGATACTGTAATACTCATGATCAATTAACTGTCGAAGACGTATATCGTTTAAAGGAACAGTATCCCAATGCGCAATTTGTAGTCCATCCGGAGTGTCGACCTGAAGTTGTCGAGCTTGGTGACTTTGTCGGTAGCACAACAGGAATTTTAAATTATTGCCGAGACTCGGATCATGATGAATTCATCGTCGGTACGGAAGATGGTGTTCACTATCGTCTTACACAAGATAGTCCGAATAAAAAGTTTCACTTTGCTTCTAAATATATGGTATGCCCAAACATGAAAGTAAACAATTTAAAGAAGTTAGCAAATGCTTTAGAAACGATGCAGCCACAAATTTATGTGCCGCCTAAAATTGCGGACGCGGCTCGCGCTTCCTTAGAACGTATGTTGCAATTTCAAGCTTAA
- the ftsH gene encoding ATP-dependent zinc metalloprotease FtsH — translation MNRFFRNTGFYLLIFLVTVGIVNFIANQGTETSKMPYNDFRQHLENGQVEEILIRPESGTYYIEGKLKNEEFFYTNGPLYNNTELLQRIEAANLNDETYAPEKGNSVWLTFLTSIIPFVIIFILFFFLLNQAQGGGSRVMNFGKSKAKLYSDDKKKVTFEDVAGADEEKAELEEVVHFLKDPRKFSQLGARIPKGVLLVGPPGTGKTLLARAVAGEAGVPFFTISGSDFVEMFVGVGASRVRDLFENAKKNAPCIIFIDEIDAVGRQRGAGLGGGHDEREQTLNQLLVEMDGFGANEGIIIIAATNRPDILDPALLRPGRFDRQITVDRPDVNGRVAVLKVHARNKPLHEGVDLDVIARRTPGFTGADLENLLNEAALLSARRNRKDISMSEVDEAIDRVIAGPAKKSRVISDYEKKLVAYHEAGHTIIGYHLEHADMVHKVTIIPRGSAGGYTVMLPKEDRYFASRSELLDKISGLLGGRVAEELKLGEISTGAHNDFERATGIARRMVTEFGMSDKLGPMQFGRSQGQVFLGRDFGHERDYSEATAQKIDDEVQRIIRDQYHRTRDLLTKHEAELELIAQTLLEVETLDADQIKQLIENGRLDPDSTDNDVKVQIQTKKEDE, via the coding sequence ATGAATCGTTTTTTTCGTAATACAGGGTTTTATTTACTTATCTTCCTAGTTACCGTTGGGATCGTCAATTTTATTGCGAACCAAGGAACAGAAACGTCCAAAATGCCTTACAACGATTTCAGACAGCACTTAGAAAATGGGCAAGTTGAAGAGATTCTAATCCGTCCCGAGAGTGGTACATACTATATTGAGGGAAAACTGAAAAATGAAGAATTTTTCTACACCAACGGGCCGTTATATAATAATACGGAATTGTTGCAGAGAATCGAAGCAGCTAACCTAAACGATGAAACTTATGCTCCTGAGAAGGGTAATTCAGTTTGGTTAACCTTTTTGACATCCATTATCCCGTTTGTCATTATCTTTATACTTTTCTTTTTCCTGCTTAACCAAGCCCAAGGCGGCGGAAGTCGGGTTATGAATTTTGGAAAGAGCAAGGCGAAATTATATAGTGATGACAAGAAAAAGGTTACATTTGAGGATGTGGCTGGAGCGGATGAAGAGAAGGCGGAACTGGAAGAAGTGGTTCACTTCTTGAAGGATCCGAGGAAATTTAGTCAGTTGGGGGCAAGGATTCCAAAAGGGGTCTTGTTAGTGGGTCCTCCTGGGACAGGGAAAACATTGTTGGCGAGGGCAGTTGCTGGTGAAGCGGGTGTTCCTTTCTTTACAATCAGTGGTTCTGACTTCGTAGAGATGTTTGTTGGGGTCGGAGCTTCCCGTGTAAGAGATTTGTTTGAAAATGCTAAAAAGAATGCGCCATGTATTATTTTTATAGACGAGATTGATGCTGTTGGTCGTCAACGCGGCGCTGGTTTGGGCGGCGGTCATGATGAGCGAGAGCAGACGTTGAACCAATTGCTTGTTGAAATGGATGGGTTTGGAGCGAACGAAGGAATTATTATCATCGCAGCCACAAACCGCCCAGATATATTAGACCCCGCTTTACTTAGACCTGGTCGATTTGACCGTCAGATCACAGTCGATCGTCCTGACGTAAATGGACGTGTTGCTGTGCTCAAAGTTCATGCTCGTAACAAACCGTTGCATGAAGGTGTTGACCTTGATGTCATCGCGCGCAGAACGCCAGGTTTTACGGGAGCTGATTTAGAGAACTTGCTTAATGAGGCGGCGTTATTGTCCGCGCGTAGAAATCGAAAAGACATTAGCATGAGTGAAGTTGATGAAGCGATTGACCGCGTCATTGCGGGTCCGGCGAAGAAATCTAGAGTGATTAGTGATTACGAGAAGAAACTTGTCGCCTATCATGAAGCCGGGCATACGATTATCGGTTATCATTTAGAACATGCTGATATGGTTCACAAAGTAACGATTATACCACGGGGCAGCGCAGGCGGTTATACAGTGATGTTACCGAAGGAAGATCGATACTTTGCCTCACGTTCTGAACTGTTAGATAAGATCTCAGGTTTACTCGGAGGCCGAGTCGCGGAAGAGTTGAAACTAGGCGAAATCAGCACAGGAGCTCATAATGACTTCGAGCGGGCAACAGGGATTGCTCGTCGCATGGTAACGGAGTTTGGAATGAGCGACAAGCTAGGGCCGATGCAATTTGGACGCTCTCAAGGTCAAGTTTTCCTGGGACGTGACTTCGGTCATGAGCGGGACTACAGTGAGGCGACAGCGCAGAAAATTGATGACGAAGTGCAACGCATTATTCGTGATCAATACCATCGCACGAGAGATCTGTTAACGAAACATGAAGCTGAATTAGAACTTATCGCTCAAACGTTGCTTGAAGTGGAAACACTTGACGCGGATCAGATCAAACAGTTAATTGAAAATGGCCGTTTGGATCCAGATTCGACTGATAACGATGTAAAAGTGCAAATTCAGACTAAAAAAGAAGACGAGTAA
- the hpt gene encoding hypoxanthine phosphoribosyltransferase encodes MLNEIERVLLTEEQLQEKILELGHTISEDYYDKNPLVICVLKGAAPFMSDLIKRVSIHIEMDFMAVSSYGTSTVSSGEVRIIKDLDASVEGRHVLIVEDIIDSGLTLNYLLDLLRRRKAESTKIITLLDKPHHRKVDLKPDYCGFEIPDEFVVGYGLDYAERYRNLPFIGVLKPEVYNR; translated from the coding sequence ATGCTGAATGAAATTGAAAGGGTACTTTTGACTGAAGAACAACTGCAGGAAAAAATTTTAGAACTTGGGCATACGATCAGCGAGGATTATTACGATAAAAATCCGCTTGTTATTTGCGTTTTGAAAGGCGCCGCGCCTTTTATGTCAGACTTGATCAAAAGAGTCTCAATTCATATCGAGATGGATTTTATGGCGGTATCCAGCTACGGGACGTCGACGGTCTCCTCTGGGGAAGTGCGAATTATTAAGGATCTGGATGCCAGCGTTGAAGGGAGACACGTATTAATCGTTGAAGATATTATTGATAGTGGGCTTACTTTAAACTATTTGCTTGATTTGTTGCGTAGAAGAAAAGCGGAAAGCACAAAAATCATTACACTGCTGGATAAACCGCATCACCGAAAGGTGGATCTTAAACCGGATTATTGCGGATTTGAGATTCCAGATGAATTTGTAGTAGGATATGGATTAGACTATGCTGAGCGCTATCGTAATCTCCCTTTTATTGGGGTATTGAAGCCAGAAGTCTATAATCGTTAG
- the tilS gene encoding tRNA lysidine(34) synthetase TilS → MLFNKLIQSIERQALFQAGDRILVGVSGGVDSMALLDILRRLSKKNDWSIYAAHLNHCFRGEESRQDAAYVARICEQWSIPCKIGETDVPKMIRDKKMNTQTASRIARYDFFRSVANVWRIDKLALAHHANDQAETVLMRVLRGTGIEGLAGIPISRQEAGFQITRPLLSVNKEDLIAYCNQRGIKPRVDSSNEKTTYHRNFLRLEVIPWLEQTVNPSLQTALIQLSEIAEQENNLLDVLASETCQQMITQRGETKVVIKRKLFLNSHLALQRRMVKLIFTYLDANQANIGFIHIDRICEWVEQGRVSSRLELPNGALVRREYDQIIFTLSSLSIPTDSLFSYKMDVPGSVYIHEAKLWVVAEMVDQAVVGMDSLNEEVAMFDADEIKGPLILRNRRKGDRISLLGMKGRKRVKDLLIDQKIPLAKRDQIPILADEAGILWLAGVRRSDRALITEHTKRSLVIRLEKERSTTGGNHAE, encoded by the coding sequence ATGTTATTTAATAAACTCATACAATCGATTGAACGACAAGCTCTTTTCCAAGCGGGGGATCGCATCTTAGTCGGCGTGTCTGGCGGAGTAGACTCCATGGCTTTACTAGATATCCTCCGTAGACTTTCTAAAAAGAACGACTGGTCGATCTATGCAGCGCACCTCAACCATTGTTTTCGAGGAGAAGAATCACGTCAAGATGCGGCTTATGTGGCCCGTATTTGCGAGCAATGGTCAATTCCATGTAAGATTGGCGAAACGGATGTCCCTAAAATGATTCGCGATAAGAAAATGAACACGCAAACGGCTTCACGGATCGCAAGGTACGATTTTTTTCGCTCGGTGGCCAATGTGTGGAGAATTGACAAACTCGCTCTTGCTCACCATGCTAATGATCAAGCGGAGACAGTTCTTATGCGTGTGTTAAGAGGAACAGGAATTGAGGGATTGGCGGGAATTCCAATATCACGTCAAGAAGCGGGATTTCAAATCACTCGGCCACTGCTATCTGTTAATAAGGAAGATTTAATCGCCTATTGCAACCAACGGGGTATTAAGCCAAGAGTAGATAGCAGTAATGAAAAAACAACCTATCATCGAAACTTCCTTCGTCTTGAGGTGATTCCATGGTTAGAGCAAACGGTTAACCCATCACTGCAAACTGCCTTGATACAGTTGAGCGAAATTGCCGAACAGGAAAACAATTTACTTGATGTTCTTGCCAGCGAAACATGTCAGCAAATGATCACACAACGCGGTGAAACGAAAGTTGTGATTAAACGAAAATTGTTTTTAAATAGCCATCTGGCTTTACAAAGAAGAATGGTTAAACTAATATTTACTTATCTTGATGCAAATCAGGCAAATATAGGGTTTATACATATTGATCGTATTTGTGAATGGGTTGAACAAGGTCGCGTTTCATCTCGGCTGGAGCTTCCCAATGGAGCGCTCGTTAGGAGAGAGTATGATCAGATCATCTTTACATTGTCTTCACTGTCAATCCCGACCGACTCGCTGTTCAGCTATAAAATGGATGTTCCCGGAAGCGTATATATACATGAAGCGAAATTGTGGGTAGTTGCTGAGATGGTTGATCAAGCGGTTGTTGGGATGGACTCTCTAAATGAAGAAGTGGCTATGTTTGACGCCGATGAAATTAAAGGTCCGCTCATTTTAAGAAATAGAAGGAAAGGAGATCGAATAAGCTTGTTGGGAATGAAGGGCAGGAAAAGGGTTAAAGATCTGTTAATAGATCAGAAGATTCCTCTGGCAAAAAGGGATCAAATTCCCATTTTAGCGGACGAAGCGGGGATTTTGTGGCTTGCGGGCGTTAGACGATCTGATCGGGCTTTAATTACAGAGCATACGAAACGATCGCTGGTTATACGTTTAGAAAAAGAACGCTCAACTACAGGAGGAAATCATGCTGAATGA